In one Hypanus sabinus isolate sHypSab1 chromosome 11, sHypSab1.hap1, whole genome shotgun sequence genomic region, the following are encoded:
- the LOC132401640 gene encoding gap junction delta-2 protein-like gives MGEWTILERLLEAAVQQHSTMIGRILLTVVVIFRILIVAIVGETVYEDEQTMFMCNTLQPGCNQACYDKAFPISHIRYWVFQIILVCTPSLCFITYSVHQSSKQKDKHSAVLGPPLDREVTKTSTGCRENKKSKSSLLNGTLGQNTERSGKAVESDYLENKKNPNTSGWIHSKSVKVQRQEGISRFYIIQVVFRNVLEIGFLVGQYFLYGFNVPAIFECDRYPCVKEVECYVSRPTEKTVFLIFMFAVSGICVVLNLAELNHLGWRKIKAAIKGVQAKRKSAVEVRKKDPPFFNGQGRTQSNESAYV, from the coding sequence GATACTCCTCACCGTGGTTGTGATCTTCCGAATTCTGATTGTCGCCATTGTCGGGGAGACTGTCTATGAGGACGAGCAGACCATGTTCATGTGCAACACCCTCCAGCCAGGCTGTAACCAGGCCTGCTACGATAAGGCATTTCCCATCTCCCACATCAGGTACTGGGTCTTCCAGATCATTCTGGTGTGCACGCCGAGTCTTTGCTTCATCACCTATTCGGTCCACCAATCATCCAAACAGAAGGACAAACACTCCGCTGTGCTTGGTCCTCCTCTGGACCGGGAAGTCACCAAAACCTCCACAGGCTGTAGGGAGAATAAAAAgtcaaaaagcagtctcctcaATGGGACTCTGGGGCAGAATACTGAAAGGTCTGGAAAGGCAGTGGAATCAGACTATTTGGAGAATAAAAAAAATCCTAATACATCAGGATGGATCCATAGCAAAAGCGTAAAAGTTCAGCGGCAAGAGGGGATATCAAGATTCTATATTATCCAAGTGGTCTTCAGAAATGTTTTGGAGATTGGCTTCTTGGTGGGACAATATTTTCTTTATGGGTTTAATGTTCCTGCAATCTTTGAGTGTGATAGGTACCCTTGCGTCAAGGAGGTGGAGTGTTATGTGTCCAGGCCGACAGAGAAGACGGTGTTCTTGATCTTCATGTTTGCGGTCAGTGGCATCTGTGTGGTTCTCAACCTGGCTGAGCTCAACCACCTGGGCTGGAGGAAGATTAAGGCAGCCATCAAAGGAGTGCAagccaagagaaaatctgcagtcgaGGTTAGGAAGAAGGACCCCCCATTTTTCAATGGCCAAGGGAGGACCCAATCCAATGAATCTGCATATGTCTAA